One window of Enterobacter sp. RHBSTW-00175 genomic DNA carries:
- a CDS encoding ABC transporter ATP-binding protein, which translates to MKPLIQVQAVSQRFSTASGEFLALQNVSFDIHEGETVSLIGHSGCGKSTLLNLIAGITLPTEGGLICDNREIAGPGPERAVVFQNHSLLPWLTCFDNVALAVDQVFRRTMSKAERKEWIEHNLDRVQMGHALHKRPGEISGGMKQRVGIARALAMKPKVLLMDEPFGALDALTRAHLQDSVMQIQQALNTTIVLITHDVDEAVLLSDRVLMMTNGPAATVGEILNVDLPRPRNRVQLADDSRYHHMRQQILHFLYEKQPKAA; encoded by the coding sequence ATGAAACCGTTAATTCAGGTACAGGCCGTGAGCCAGCGTTTTTCCACCGCCAGCGGTGAGTTCCTGGCGCTGCAAAATGTCTCTTTTGATATTCACGAGGGCGAAACCGTGAGCCTGATTGGCCACTCCGGTTGCGGTAAGTCGACGCTACTGAACCTTATCGCCGGGATCACGCTGCCGACAGAAGGCGGGTTGATTTGTGATAACCGCGAAATTGCCGGCCCCGGACCGGAGCGCGCGGTGGTCTTCCAGAACCACTCTCTGTTGCCGTGGCTGACCTGCTTTGACAACGTGGCGCTGGCGGTGGATCAGGTGTTTCGCCGCACCATGAGTAAGGCAGAGCGTAAAGAGTGGATTGAGCACAACCTTGATCGCGTACAGATGGGACATGCCCTGCACAAGCGCCCGGGGGAGATCTCCGGTGGCATGAAACAGCGTGTCGGTATCGCCCGCGCGCTGGCGATGAAGCCGAAAGTCCTGCTGATGGACGAGCCGTTCGGCGCGCTGGATGCGCTAACGCGCGCCCATCTTCAGGACTCGGTGATGCAAATCCAGCAGGCGCTGAACACCACCATCGTGCTGATTACACATGACGTGGACGAGGCGGTGTTGCTGTCTGACCGCGTATTGATGATGACCAACGGCCCGGCGGCTACTGTCGGCGAGATCCTCAACGTTGATCTGCCGCGCCCGCGTAACCGGGTACAGCTTGCTGACGACAGCCGCTATCACCACATGCGCCAGCAGATCCTGCATTTCCTCTACGAAAAACAGCCGAAAGCGGCGTAA
- the ntrB gene encoding nitrate ABC transporter permease, whose translation MKHLQNTRHVEEKPLSGEVITLPPVQVRRRAPALARRINALLQRIIPAFLGLGLLVVLWQLAAISSKGFPTPLSTLDSALTLFADPFYRDGPNDMGIGWNVLASLQRVAVGFGLAALAGIPLGFLIGRFTFISRMFTPLIALLRPVSPLAWLPIGLLLFQKAEPASSWTIFICSIWPMVINTAEGVRRIPQDYLNVARVLQLSEWTIMRKILFPAVLPAVLTGVRLSIGIAWLVIVAAEMLTGGLGIGFWIWNEWNNLNVENILIAIVIIGVVGLLLEQGLMLIARRFSWQEK comes from the coding sequence ATGAAGCATCTGCAAAACACCAGACATGTTGAAGAAAAGCCACTGAGTGGGGAAGTGATCACCCTGCCGCCTGTTCAGGTTCGCCGCCGTGCTCCGGCACTGGCCCGCAGGATCAATGCACTGTTACAACGCATTATTCCTGCATTTCTGGGGCTGGGGTTGCTGGTGGTGCTCTGGCAACTTGCGGCAATTAGCAGCAAAGGTTTCCCTACGCCGCTCAGCACTCTGGATTCCGCGCTAACGCTGTTTGCCGACCCGTTTTACCGCGACGGGCCAAACGACATGGGGATTGGCTGGAACGTGCTGGCCTCGTTACAACGCGTGGCGGTGGGCTTTGGCCTGGCGGCGCTGGCGGGTATTCCGCTGGGCTTCCTGATTGGCCGTTTCACCTTTATCTCGCGCATGTTTACGCCGCTGATTGCGTTACTGCGCCCGGTCAGCCCGCTGGCGTGGCTGCCTATCGGATTGCTGTTGTTCCAGAAAGCGGAGCCTGCCTCCAGCTGGACCATTTTTATCTGCTCTATCTGGCCGATGGTCATTAACACCGCCGAGGGCGTACGCCGAATTCCGCAGGACTACCTCAACGTTGCCCGCGTATTGCAGCTTTCCGAGTGGACCATCATGCGCAAAATTCTGTTCCCGGCGGTATTACCTGCCGTGCTGACCGGGGTGCGTCTCTCCATCGGGATCGCCTGGCTGGTGATTGTCGCCGCCGAAATGCTCACCGGGGGGCTGGGGATCGGTTTCTGGATCTGGAATGAGTGGAACAACCTCAACGTCGAAAACATTCTCATCGCCATTGTGATCATTGGCGTGGTCGGGTTGCTGCTGGAGCAGGGGTTGATGCTGATCGCCCGCCGTTTTAGCTGGCAGGAAAAATAA
- a CDS encoding CmpA/NrtA family ABC transporter substrate-binding protein, whose protein sequence is MADLSRRRFLQASMLASGAMLLPGVMQAAWAAGSDKPEQDTVRIGFIPLTDCAPVVIAALKGFDKKYGITIVPTKEASWAAVRDKLVAGELDAAHILYGLLYGLELGIAGKPQQMANLMTLNHNGQAITLSADLAEKGVRDLDGLKKLVGQQAPGTYTFAHTFPTGTHAMWLYYWLASAGINPFDDVRTVVVPPPQMVMNMRIGNMVGFCVGEPWNARAINDRIGFTAATSQSIWPEHPEKILGTRREWVDKNPNTARALVSAVLEASRWIDASPENKRETAQILSRRAWLNTKEQYLTGRMLGEYDNGIGKRWQDANPIRFFNDGAVSYPYLSDGMWFLTQFRRWGLLKSAPDYAAIAARINQTSVWQDAATAVGGISAPSSPVRSSTLMDGTVWNGTDPEGYANRFAIHRKGA, encoded by the coding sequence ATGGCGGATTTGTCGAGACGGCGGTTTTTGCAGGCCAGCATGTTGGCGAGTGGCGCAATGTTGTTACCGGGCGTTATGCAGGCTGCATGGGCCGCAGGTTCGGATAAACCAGAACAAGACACAGTTCGCATCGGGTTTATCCCTCTGACCGATTGCGCCCCGGTGGTGATCGCGGCGCTGAAAGGGTTTGATAAAAAATATGGCATCACCATTGTGCCCACCAAAGAGGCGAGCTGGGCTGCAGTGCGTGACAAGCTGGTTGCCGGTGAACTGGACGCGGCACATATCCTTTACGGCCTGCTGTACGGGCTGGAGTTGGGCATCGCCGGTAAGCCGCAGCAGATGGCAAACCTGATGACCCTCAACCATAACGGCCAGGCGATTACGCTTTCAGCCGATCTGGCGGAGAAGGGCGTGCGCGATCTCGACGGGCTGAAAAAGCTGGTCGGGCAGCAGGCCCCGGGCACTTACACCTTCGCACACACTTTCCCGACCGGGACGCACGCCATGTGGTTGTACTACTGGCTTGCCAGTGCGGGCATTAATCCATTCGACGATGTGCGCACCGTGGTGGTACCGCCACCGCAAATGGTGATGAACATGCGTATTGGCAACATGGTCGGCTTTTGTGTGGGGGAACCGTGGAATGCGCGCGCCATTAACGACCGCATCGGTTTTACCGCCGCAACGTCACAGTCCATCTGGCCGGAACATCCTGAAAAGATCCTCGGCACACGGCGGGAGTGGGTGGATAAAAACCCCAATACCGCCCGTGCGCTGGTGAGTGCCGTGCTGGAAGCGTCTCGCTGGATAGATGCCTCACCAGAAAACAAACGCGAAACCGCGCAGATCCTCTCGCGTCGGGCGTGGCTTAACACCAAAGAGCAGTACCTCACCGGGAGAATGCTTGGCGAATACGACAACGGAATTGGCAAGCGCTGGCAGGACGCCAACCCCATCCGCTTCTTTAACGACGGGGCGGTCAGCTATCCGTATCTGTCAGACGGCATGTGGTTCCTGACTCAGTTCCGCCGATGGGGATTACTCAAAAGCGCACCGGACTACGCGGCCATTGCCGCACGCATTAATCAGACCTCGGTCTGGCAGGACGCCGCCACGGCAGTGGGCGGGATCTCTGCGCCATCATCACCTGTACGTAGCAGCACCCTGATGGACGGCACCGTCTGGAACGGTACCGACCCGGAAGGTTACGCAAACCGCTTCGCCATTCATCGTAAAGGGGCTTGA
- the nasR gene encoding nitrate regulatory protein NasR (NasR is a transcription antiterminator and transcriptional regulator for the nasFEDCBA operon): MTLMAGSSPGATEWFQRAKQLRQLQLNKLAQLGELVNGISQLVHMLQCERGASNVWLCSQGQLYAPECKASRALVDENLTALHRMLNEQSPMPGSAVCERIASALLSLEGLIALRDGVSAQHIAAPMAMEHYSRMLRQLLSIVPQLNDSIDDPQIAGRFVALYSLMQGKELVGQERALGAIGFTQGFFSDETRQKLVDRIDGQQACFEVFLSRSGDDIRQTFTLNCQPCLETEQLRRVACTRQPAEDNGQTALNWFALQTARLEHLRTLEEMVIADLMVAVDARIHSDDEFTLAGDEHDDPLACYPDKPLLPLVRQQAREIELLSRQLASLRDTLEERKTIDKAKSVLMSHQNMNEEQAWYALRKMAMDKNQRMVDIARALLTVKTLWQITPKE, translated from the coding sequence ATGACGTTAATGGCTGGCAGTTCGCCCGGCGCAACCGAATGGTTTCAGCGTGCAAAACAGTTGCGTCAGTTGCAACTCAACAAGCTCGCACAACTGGGCGAGCTGGTGAACGGCATCAGCCAGCTGGTGCATATGCTTCAGTGCGAGCGCGGTGCGTCAAACGTCTGGCTCTGCTCGCAGGGGCAACTCTATGCCCCCGAATGCAAGGCCAGCCGGGCGCTGGTGGACGAAAACCTTACCGCACTTCACCGGATGCTTAACGAACAATCCCCGATGCCGGGCAGCGCCGTGTGCGAACGCATCGCCAGCGCGTTGTTAAGCCTGGAAGGTCTTATCGCCCTGCGTGACGGGGTGAGCGCACAACACATTGCAGCGCCGATGGCGATGGAGCACTACAGCCGGATGCTGCGCCAGCTGCTCAGTATTGTACCGCAACTGAATGACAGTATTGATGATCCGCAAATCGCCGGGCGATTTGTCGCGCTCTATAGCCTGATGCAGGGCAAAGAGCTGGTGGGGCAAGAGCGGGCATTAGGGGCGATTGGCTTCACGCAGGGATTTTTTAGCGATGAGACTCGTCAAAAGCTGGTTGACCGTATTGATGGCCAGCAGGCCTGTTTTGAGGTCTTTTTGTCGCGCAGCGGCGATGACATCCGCCAGACTTTTACCCTCAACTGCCAGCCGTGTCTGGAAACAGAACAGCTGCGGCGCGTGGCCTGCACGCGTCAACCTGCGGAAGATAATGGCCAGACGGCCCTCAACTGGTTTGCCCTGCAAACGGCGCGTCTTGAGCACCTGCGCACGCTGGAAGAGATGGTCATCGCCGACCTGATGGTCGCCGTGGATGCACGTATTCACAGTGACGATGAGTTTACCCTCGCCGGGGATGAACACGACGATCCCCTTGCGTGTTACCCGGACAAACCCTTGCTGCCTCTGGTACGCCAGCAGGCGCGGGAAATAGAGCTACTGTCCCGCCAGCTGGCATCGCTTCGCGACACGCTGGAAGAGCGTAAAACCATTGATAAAGCCAAAAGCGTATTAATGAGCCACCAGAATATGAATGAAGAACAGGCATGGTATGCCCTGCGCAAAATGGCGATGGACAAGAATCAGCGCATGGTGGATATCGCCCGGGCACTGCTCACCGTGAAGACTTTATGGCAGATAACACCAAAGGAGTAG
- a CDS encoding DsrE/DsrF/TusD sulfur relay family protein, with protein MQKIVIVANGAAYGSESLFNSLRLAIALRDQDSELQLRLFLMSDAVTAGLKGQKPAEGYNIQQMLEILTAQNVPVKLCKTCTDGRGITALPLIDGVEIGTLIELAQWTLTADKVLTF; from the coding sequence ATGCAGAAGATTGTGATCGTCGCTAACGGTGCGGCATACGGAAGTGAATCTCTTTTCAACAGCCTGCGTCTGGCCATTGCCCTGCGCGATCAGGACAGCGAGCTTCAGTTACGTCTCTTTTTGATGTCGGATGCCGTGACTGCCGGGCTGAAGGGACAAAAACCCGCCGAGGGCTACAACATTCAGCAGATGCTGGAGATCCTGACGGCGCAAAACGTCCCGGTGAAGCTGTGCAAGACCTGCACCGACGGGCGGGGAATTACTGCCCTGCCGCTGATTGACGGGGTAGAGATTGGGACACTGATTGAGCTGGCGCAGTGGACACTGACCGCCGATAAAGTATTAACGTTTTAA
- a CDS encoding methyl-accepting chemotaxis protein, which produces MFRSIRARIIAATTGCLIVALILNTIINFQVTRQDNQQSQRDSLTSTSASHNMAIADWVNSKMMVISSAQTVALSDDPVPAFKQLAQAGGFTNVYVGYASKTAKFSDPAGVPADYDPTVRPWYQQVVSTDAPVVTAPYVDAGTGKLVVTFAVPVKDNGTLKAVVAGDVAMDSVVSNVRGIHPTPASSGLLVDSDGTVIAANDPALTLKPFAETIKGVDFAALKNGNPLDGTFNGAEKTFVATPVNGTHWMLIVALDNNDATSGMRALLKASALSLVILALLSGAIVHFLIARLLKRLSDIRDAMHNIANGTNDLSQRLPDNGDDEVAQIAQAFNAFSDKLSVVMAQLRDASASVKNAAQEIAAGNHDLSGRTEQAASSLRETASAVEEITASVTQSNESAAEANDQASKASAAASRGGDVVSQAISTMQSIEVASAKIGDITSVIDGIAFQTNILALNASVEAARAGEQGRGFAVVAGEVRNLASRSAQAAKEIKSLIDSTTDSVATGSRYVHLAGESMDEIRSSIGNVSGIMREISIATSEQMKGIHEINHAVTHLDRMVQQNAELVVQSAAAASALQSQAGDLAETAGHFRI; this is translated from the coding sequence ATGTTCAGGTCCATTCGTGCACGCATCATTGCCGCGACGACAGGTTGTCTGATCGTCGCACTCATTCTTAACACCATTATTAACTTCCAGGTCACCCGCCAGGATAACCAGCAGTCGCAGCGCGATAGTCTGACCAGCACCAGCGCCAGTCATAACATGGCTATTGCTGACTGGGTAAACAGCAAAATGATGGTTATTTCTTCCGCACAAACGGTTGCCCTGAGCGATGATCCGGTGCCGGCATTCAAACAGCTGGCTCAGGCTGGCGGGTTCACCAACGTTTATGTGGGTTACGCCAGCAAGACGGCGAAATTCTCTGATCCTGCGGGTGTGCCTGCGGATTACGATCCTACCGTGCGTCCGTGGTATCAGCAGGTGGTCAGCACCGATGCGCCGGTGGTGACCGCGCCTTACGTTGACGCAGGCACCGGAAAGCTGGTGGTGACCTTTGCCGTACCGGTTAAAGACAACGGGACACTGAAGGCCGTTGTTGCGGGTGATGTGGCGATGGATAGCGTGGTGTCTAACGTGCGCGGCATTCACCCGACACCGGCGAGCAGCGGGCTGCTGGTTGACAGCGATGGCACCGTTATTGCCGCCAACGATCCGGCCCTGACCCTGAAACCCTTCGCTGAAACCATCAAAGGCGTTGATTTTGCGGCGCTGAAAAACGGCAACCCGCTTGACGGCACCTTTAATGGCGCAGAAAAGACTTTTGTGGCGACGCCGGTTAACGGGACGCACTGGATGTTAATTGTCGCGCTCGACAACAACGATGCCACCTCCGGGATGCGTGCCTTACTCAAGGCTTCTGCGCTGTCGTTGGTGATCCTTGCTCTGCTGAGCGGTGCCATTGTCCACTTCCTGATTGCCCGTCTGCTGAAGCGCCTGTCTGATATTCGCGATGCCATGCACAACATTGCCAACGGCACTAACGACCTGTCACAGCGTCTGCCAGATAATGGCGATGATGAAGTAGCGCAAATTGCGCAGGCGTTTAACGCCTTCAGCGATAAGTTGTCGGTGGTGATGGCGCAGTTGCGTGATGCCAGCGCCTCGGTGAAAAATGCGGCCCAGGAGATTGCCGCAGGCAACCACGACCTTTCCGGGCGAACCGAGCAGGCGGCATCCAGCCTGCGCGAAACTGCCAGCGCCGTTGAGGAGATCACCGCATCCGTTACCCAGTCGAATGAATCCGCTGCGGAAGCCAACGACCAGGCCAGCAAAGCCTCGGCTGCCGCCTCTCGCGGGGGGGACGTGGTGTCTCAGGCCATCAGCACCATGCAGTCAATCGAAGTGGCGTCGGCAAAAATTGGCGATATCACCAGCGTGATTGACGGCATTGCCTTCCAGACGAATATTCTGGCGCTAAACGCCTCGGTAGAAGCCGCCCGTGCGGGGGAACAGGGGCGCGGGTTTGCCGTGGTAGCCGGCGAGGTGCGTAACCTTGCCAGCCGCAGCGCTCAGGCCGCGAAAGAGATCAAATCCCTGATTGATTCCACCACCGACAGCGTGGCAACGGGCTCCCGCTATGTGCATCTGGCCGGTGAAAGCATGGATGAAATCCGCTCCAGCATCGGTAACGTGTCGGGGATTATGCGTGAAATCTCTATTGCAACCAGCGAGCAGATGAAAGGTATTCATGAGATTAACCACGCAGTAACACATCTCGATCGTATGGTGCAACAAAACGCCGAACTGGTTGTACAATCAGCCGCTGCGGCCAGTGCATTGCAAAGCCAGGCGGGCGACCTTGCTGAAACGGCGGGGCATTTCCGCATTTAA
- a CDS encoding DUF1883 domain-containing protein: MALVKTSLKLFGGDTVVVRCSERCRIHLMSSKEQKQSQADILTVQDDKAWLTVPYTGTWDVLIDSHSQSLEHSVSYVAA; encoded by the coding sequence ATGGCACTGGTAAAAACAAGTTTGAAACTGTTTGGCGGGGATACTGTTGTGGTGCGTTGCTCAGAGCGTTGCCGCATTCATCTGATGAGTTCTAAAGAGCAAAAGCAATCGCAGGCCGATATTCTGACCGTGCAGGATGATAAAGCGTGGCTGACCGTGCCATACACCGGCACCTGGGATGTGCTGATTGACAGCCACAGTCAGTCTCTTGAGCATTCCGTAAGCTACGTTGCCGCGTAA
- a CDS encoding gamma-glutamylcyclotransferase, with amino-acid sequence MLTRDFLMKADCKTAFGAIEESLLWSAEQRAASLAATLSCRPDDGPVWIFGYGSLMWNPALEFVESATGTLPGWHRAFCLRLTAGRGSACQPGRMLALKEGGRTTGVAYRLPDASLEDELTLLWKREMITGCYMPSWCKLELDDGRTVNALVFIMDPRHPLYEADTRTQVIAPLIAAASGPLGTNAQYLFSLDQELTRLGMKDDCLNELVTKVKALLEGNLLNNPLRPGFA; translated from the coding sequence GTGTTAACGCGTGATTTCTTAATGAAGGCAGATTGTAAGACGGCATTTGGTGCTATTGAGGAATCGCTTCTCTGGTCGGCTGAACAACGTGCGGCATCGCTTGCTGCTACGCTTTCCTGCCGCCCGGATGATGGCCCGGTATGGATTTTTGGCTACGGCTCCCTGATGTGGAACCCGGCGCTTGAATTTGTAGAATCAGCGACAGGGACACTCCCTGGCTGGCATCGTGCATTTTGTTTGCGTTTGACCGCCGGGCGGGGCAGTGCATGTCAGCCTGGACGGATGCTTGCACTGAAAGAGGGCGGACGCACCACGGGCGTGGCATACCGGTTGCCGGATGCATCCCTGGAAGACGAGCTGACGTTGCTCTGGAAGCGCGAAATGATCACTGGTTGCTATATGCCGAGCTGGTGCAAGCTTGAACTCGACGACGGTCGTACCGTCAATGCGCTGGTGTTTATTATGGACCCGCGCCATCCCCTGTACGAAGCCGATACCCGTACGCAAGTTATTGCCCCGTTGATTGCCGCTGCCAGTGGGCCGCTTGGCACCAACGCCCAGTATCTCTTTTCACTGGATCAAGAGCTGACTCGCCTTGGCATGAAGGACGATTGCCTGAATGAGCTAGTGACGAAGGTGAAAGCGTTACTGGAAGGGAACCTGCTGAATAACCCGTTGCGCCCGGGTTTTGCCTGA
- the chaA gene encoding sodium-potassium/proton antiporter ChaA, translated as MTATHEAVKTRHKETSLIFPVLALAVLLFWGSSQSLPVVVGINILALIGILSSAFSVVRHADVLAHRLGEPYGSLILSLSVVILEVSLISALMATGDAAPTLMRDTLYSIIMIVTGGLVGFSLLLGGRKFATQYMNLFGIKQYLIALFPLAIIVLVFPMALPGANFTTGQALLVALISAAMYGVFLLIQTKTHQSLFVYEHEDDSDDDDPHHGKPSAHSSVWHTIWLIVHLIAVIAVTKMNANPLETLLTELNAPVAFTGFLVALLILSPEGLGALKAVLNNQVQRAMNLFFGSVLATISLTVPVVTLIAFMTGNELHFALGAPEMIVMVASLVLCHISFSTGRTNVLNGAAHMALFIAYLMTIFA; from the coding sequence ATGACAGCAACACATGAGGCGGTGAAAACCCGCCACAAGGAGACATCACTCATTTTCCCGGTTCTGGCGCTGGCTGTGCTGCTCTTCTGGGGAAGCAGTCAGTCACTGCCAGTGGTCGTTGGTATCAATATTCTTGCACTTATTGGTATTTTATCCAGTGCATTCAGCGTTGTTCGCCACGCTGATGTATTAGCTCACCGCCTGGGCGAGCCGTACGGATCCTTAATATTAAGCCTTTCCGTCGTTATTCTTGAGGTCAGCCTTATTTCTGCCCTGATGGCAACCGGTGACGCTGCGCCTACGCTGATGCGCGACACGCTCTATTCCATCATTATGATTGTAACGGGCGGCCTGGTTGGTTTTTCCCTGTTGCTGGGCGGGCGTAAATTCGCCACCCAATATATGAACCTGTTCGGCATTAAGCAGTACCTGATTGCCCTGTTTCCGCTGGCGATTATCGTGCTGGTGTTCCCGATGGCGCTGCCGGGCGCGAACTTCACCACCGGCCAGGCACTGCTGGTTGCGCTTATTTCCGCGGCCATGTACGGCGTATTCCTGCTGATTCAGACCAAAACGCACCAGAGCCTGTTTGTCTATGAGCACGAGGATGACAGCGACGATGACGACCCGCATCACGGTAAACCGTCTGCGCATAGCAGTGTGTGGCATACCATCTGGCTGATCGTACATCTTATTGCGGTTATCGCGGTGACCAAGATGAACGCTAACCCGCTGGAGACACTGCTGACCGAACTGAACGCGCCGGTGGCGTTTACCGGTTTCCTGGTTGCGTTGCTTATCCTTTCGCCGGAAGGCCTTGGGGCGCTGAAAGCGGTGCTGAACAATCAGGTACAGCGTGCAATGAACCTGTTCTTTGGTTCCGTGCTGGCGACGATTTCACTTACCGTACCGGTGGTGACGCTGATTGCCTTTATGACGGGTAACGAACTGCACTTTGCGCTGGGCGCGCCAGAGATGATTGTGATGGTGGCGTCGCTGGTGTTGTGCCATATCTCATTCTCAACCGGGCGCACTAACGTGCTTAACGGTGCGGCGCATATGGCGTTGTTTATTGCGTATCTGATGACGATATTTGCGTAG
- the kdsA gene encoding 3-deoxy-8-phosphooctulonate synthase, with translation MKQKVVSIGDIKVANDLPFVLFGGMNVLESRDLAMRICEHYVTVTQKLGIPYVFKASFDKANRSSINSYRGPGLEEGMKIFQELKQTFGVKVITDVHEASQAQPVADVVDVIQLPAFLARQTDLVAAMAKTGAVINVKKPQFVSPGQMGNIVDKFIEGGNDKIILCDRGANFGYDNLVVDMLGFSVMKNVSNQSPVIFDVTHALQCRDPFGAASGGRRAQVTELARAGMATGLAGLFIEAHPDPANAKCDGPSALPLDKLEPFLKQIKAIDDLVKSFDELDTSN, from the coding sequence ATGAAACAAAAAGTGGTTAGCATTGGTGATATCAAGGTAGCAAACGACCTGCCGTTCGTGCTGTTTGGCGGTATGAACGTGCTGGAATCCCGTGATCTCGCGATGCGCATCTGCGAGCACTACGTGACCGTGACCCAGAAGCTGGGCATCCCGTATGTGTTTAAAGCCTCTTTTGACAAAGCCAACCGCTCCTCTATCAACTCTTACCGTGGCCCAGGCCTGGAAGAGGGGATGAAGATTTTCCAGGAGCTGAAGCAGACCTTTGGCGTGAAAGTGATCACCGACGTGCATGAAGCCTCTCAGGCGCAGCCAGTGGCTGACGTGGTTGACGTGATTCAGCTTCCGGCCTTCCTGGCGCGCCAGACTGACCTGGTTGCCGCGATGGCGAAAACCGGTGCGGTTATTAACGTGAAGAAACCACAGTTCGTGAGCCCGGGTCAGATGGGTAATATCGTCGATAAGTTTATCGAAGGCGGTAACGACAAGATTATCCTGTGCGACCGTGGCGCAAACTTCGGTTACGACAACCTGGTTGTGGACATGCTGGGCTTCAGCGTGATGAAGAACGTGTCTAACCAGTCTCCGGTTATCTTCGACGTGACCCATGCCCTGCAATGCCGTGACCCGTTTGGTGCCGCGTCTGGCGGTCGTCGTGCGCAGGTTACCGAGCTGGCGCGTGCCGGTATGGCAACTGGCCTGGCTGGTCTGTTCATTGAAGCGCACCCGGATCCGGCTAACGCGAAATGCGACGGCCCATCTGCGCTGCCACTGGATAAGCTGGAGCCGTTCCTGAAACAGATTAAAGCGATTGACGATCTGGTGAAAAGCTTCGACGAGCTGGATACCAGCAACTAA
- the sirB1 gene encoding invasion regulator SirB1 — MRSLADFEFNKVPLCDGMVQISEMIRDDFSSRFVYDELESLVSLAREEINQARPQDWQLEKLVELFYGEWGFCDTRGVYRLSDALWLDQVLKNRQGSAVALGAILLWVAHRLDIPLVPVIFPTQMILRAEWLDGEMWLINPFNGDTLDEHTLDVWLKGNISPVAELFNEDLDEADNSEVIRKLLDTLKAALMEERQMELALRASEVLLQFNPEDPYEIRDRGLIYAQLDCEHVALNDLSYFVEQCPEDPISEMIRAQINSIAHKQITLH; from the coding sequence ATGAGGTCCTTAGCCGATTTCGAATTTAACAAAGTGCCGCTTTGCGATGGGATGGTCCAGATTTCGGAGATGATCCGCGACGACTTTTCGTCACGCTTTGTCTACGATGAGCTGGAAAGCCTGGTTAGCCTGGCGCGAGAAGAGATTAATCAGGCGCGTCCTCAGGACTGGCAATTAGAGAAGCTGGTTGAGCTTTTCTATGGCGAATGGGGCTTTTGCGACACGCGCGGCGTGTACCGTCTTTCTGATGCGTTATGGCTGGATCAGGTTTTAAAAAATCGCCAGGGTAGCGCGGTTGCGCTGGGCGCTATTTTACTGTGGGTTGCCCACCGTCTTGATATTCCACTGGTGCCGGTTATTTTCCCGACGCAGATGATCCTGCGTGCGGAATGGCTGGACGGTGAGATGTGGTTAATTAACCCCTTCAACGGTGACACGCTGGACGAACACACGCTGGATGTCTGGCTGAAAGGTAACATTAGCCCGGTGGCTGAGCTCTTCAACGAAGATCTCGACGAGGCGGATAACTCAGAAGTTATCCGCAAGCTGCTGGATACGCTGAAAGCCGCGCTGATGGAAGAGCGGCAGATGGAGCTGGCGCTGCGTGCCAGTGAAGTGTTGCTGCAATTTAACCCGGAAGATCCGTACGAAATTCGCGACCGTGGTCTTATCTATGCTCAGCTCGACTGCGAGCATGTGGCGCTGAATGATTTGAGTTATTTCGTCGAGCAATGCCCGGAAGATCCGATTAGCGAAATGATTCGTGCGCAGATCAATTCGATCGCGCATAAACAAATTACACTGCATTAA
- the sirB2 gene encoding invasion regulator SirB2 encodes MSLFYVLITAHLVSVALTIGFFIVRYWWRYSNNPLIDARWVRIAPHCIDTVLFLSGAGLMWKTGYLPFTDKGAWLTEKLFGVIIYIVLGFIALGRRRPRSQQVGFIAFLLGLVVLYIIIKLATTRIPLLG; translated from the coding sequence ATGAGCCTGTTTTACGTTCTCATTACCGCTCACCTGGTGTCGGTGGCACTGACCATCGGGTTTTTCATCGTCCGTTACTGGTGGCGCTACAGCAATAATCCACTGATTGACGCGCGCTGGGTGCGCATTGCGCCGCACTGTATCGATACGGTGCTGTTCCTGTCTGGCGCAGGATTAATGTGGAAGACCGGCTATCTGCCATTTACTGATAAAGGCGCATGGCTGACTGAAAAGCTGTTTGGCGTTATCATCTACATCGTTTTGGGTTTTATCGCGCTTGGACGTCGTCGTCCGCGCAGCCAGCAGGTGGGGTTTATTGCCTTTCTGCTGGGTCTGGTGGTGCTGTACATCATCATTAAACTCGCCACCACAAGAATACCGTTACTGGGGTAA